A window of the Lactuca sativa cultivar Salinas chromosome 5, Lsat_Salinas_v11, whole genome shotgun sequence genome harbors these coding sequences:
- the LOC111913296 gene encoding uncharacterized protein LOC111913296 yields the protein MLNKNREERHEHLYRDYFADNYVYGANDFKKRFCLSRDVFLRIVNALESRYEFFQLRYDARGRHGFTTLQKCVAAIRLMAMGESPDTMDDYMRMSERTARESLYTLSRGVVETFGDVYLRKPSLHDLQELYAAHEERHGFPGMIGSINCTHWKWKKLSGSMERAIRKWIAGSNNDVNVLDQSPIFDDLLNGKAPDAPFTVNGNEYKYEYYLIDGIYPQYSTFVKAFRHPVEERDKFFKRRQEGARKDVERAFGVLKAK from the exons ATGTTAAACAAAAATCGCGAGGAAAGACACGAACATCTATATCGCGATTACTTTGCGGATAATTATGTATACGGGGCGAATGACTTCAAAAAAAGATTTTGTTTGAGTAGGGATGTGTTCTTACGAATTGTCAACGCCTTGGAAAGCCG GTACGAATTTTTTCAATTAAGATATGATGCTAGAGGTAGACATGGGTTTACAACGTTGCAGAAATGTGTTGCGGCCATTCGTTTGATGGCTATGGGGGAGTCACCTGACACCATGGACGACTATATGAGAATGTCCgaaagaaccgcaagagagagtttGTATACATTGTCAAGGGGTGTTGTTGAAACTTTTGGAGACGTGTATTTGCGGAAACCTTCGTTGCATGATTTGCAAGAATTGTATGCGGCGCATGAAGAACGTCATGGGTTTCCCGGAATGATTGGAAGCATTAATTGCACACACTGGAAATGGAAAAAATTGTCCGGTAGCATGGAAAGGGCAATACGCAAGTG GATTGCGGGTTCCAACAACGACGTCAACGTTCTTGATCAGTCGCCAATATTCGACGATCTTTTGAATGGAAAAGCCCCGGATGCTCCTTTCACGGTGAATGGAAACGAATACAAATATGAGTATTACCTTATAGATGGAATATATCCTCAGTATTCCACATTCGTGAAGGCATTCCGCCACCCGGTTGAAGAACGAGACAAATTTTTTAAGAGAAGACAAGAAGGAGCACGTAAGGATGTGGAACGTGCTTTTGGAGTGCTGAAGGCGAAGTGA